One stretch of Natronolimnobius baerhuensis DNA includes these proteins:
- a CDS encoding DUF7571 family protein, which produces MKPCQNCQTVIDEYLLDKQLEPLRELTADDFSICTDCTTVVADACVKCGGAVYVPRNESITPDYCPACRSDLIDRTGHDPGWTRDHVST; this is translated from the coding sequence ATGAAACCGTGCCAGAACTGCCAGACGGTAATCGACGAGTATCTTCTCGACAAACAACTCGAGCCCCTGCGCGAACTCACGGCCGACGACTTCAGCATCTGTACGGACTGTACGACCGTCGTTGCGGATGCGTGCGTGAAATGTGGCGGCGCGGTGTACGTTCCCCGAAATGAATCCATCACTCCCGACTACTGTCCCGCGTGTCGGTCCGATCTCATAGACCGCACCGGCCACGACCCTGGCTGGACGCGTGACCATGTCTCCACCTGA
- a CDS encoding cold-shock protein, which translates to MANGKVDFFNDTGGYGFISTDDGDLDDDEDVFFHMEDVGGEDLTEGTEVEFDIESSPKGPRAANVVRQ; encoded by the coding sequence ATGGCAAACGGAAAGGTTGATTTCTTCAACGACACTGGCGGCTACGGTTTCATTTCGACTGACGACGGCGACCTCGACGACGACGAAGACGTGTTCTTCCACATGGAGGATGTTGGCGGAGAGGATCTGACGGAAGGGACCGAGGTCGAGTTCGACATCGAGTCCTCACCGAAAGGACCTCGTGCGGCGAACGTCGTCCGACAGTAG
- a CDS encoding sensory rhodopsin transducer, with the protein MTGKQTWAIPEGYIPEESTGPEPEMTSHETICVLNTTDEKATLEITIYFPDQDPVGPYEKTVPPQRTRHFRFNEFDDPEEIPTGEPFASVLESTVPVVCQHTRLDSRQAENALLSTMAYPAASESGE; encoded by the coding sequence ATGACCGGCAAACAGACGTGGGCGATTCCGGAGGGGTACATCCCCGAGGAAAGCACCGGCCCGGAGCCGGAGATGACCAGCCACGAGACGATCTGCGTGCTCAACACGACCGACGAGAAAGCAACCCTCGAGATCACGATCTACTTCCCAGATCAAGATCCGGTCGGTCCCTACGAGAAGACCGTCCCGCCACAGCGAACTCGCCACTTCCGGTTCAACGAGTTCGACGACCCCGAGGAGATCCCGACGGGTGAGCCCTTCGCGAGCGTTCTCGAGTCCACTGTCCCCGTCGTCTGCCAGCACACGCGATTGGATTCTCGCCAGGCCGAAAACGCCCTGCTCTCGACGATGGCATATCCGGCGGCCTCGGAATCGGGTGAGTAG
- a CDS encoding DUF7113 family protein: MHIVRGRAGGTELTGTLYERGEQAPSFSGAPNQDAAYVWICDEFYEVDSGGSVQQLEDREINLAFESPLPRGFDTREQALECANEHIRTQFARIGIDPGDVELEVETKTDTESTSDTDEQPVER; the protein is encoded by the coding sequence ATGCACATAGTACGCGGTCGAGCCGGCGGGACTGAACTCACCGGAACGCTGTACGAACGGGGTGAACAGGCCCCGTCATTCAGCGGTGCGCCGAATCAAGACGCCGCGTACGTCTGGATCTGTGACGAGTTCTACGAAGTCGATAGCGGCGGCTCGGTCCAGCAACTCGAGGACCGCGAGATCAACCTCGCGTTCGAATCACCCCTGCCGCGTGGCTTCGACACGAGAGAGCAAGCCCTCGAGTGTGCCAACGAACACATCCGCACCCAGTTCGCTCGAATCGGCATCGATCCGGGGGACGTCGAACTCGAGGTGGAAACGAAAACCGACACGGAATCGACGAGTGACACGGACGAACAGCCGGTTGAGCGGTAG
- a CDS encoding GAF domain-containing protein has translation MSRTVLCVDTDRRVSSVASTIDADDELTAVEATSLEQAAATLEREPIVGVVTAYELADGTGLDIVELLREQAPQTPCVLFTDVSPGEIDTASFEELIVEYLNRDLPDAHDRLGFIVNDIIDHSAQVGFLAPEDEDERLETLAAYNIDELPIEESFDRLTDLIADHFDVAVSFIGLVEADEENFLACTGADWDSLTREDTMCTHSMLQEDVMIVEDIADDSRFNRNDQLENLGIVSYAGANMTAPNGQVIGQVCVLDHEQRSYSTAEQKTLEQYADTAMEILELRQSLLEAREAGAETAVTYTEEQ, from the coding sequence ATGAGTCGGACCGTCCTTTGTGTTGATACTGACCGTCGTGTTTCGTCCGTCGCATCGACAATCGATGCGGACGACGAACTCACCGCGGTCGAAGCCACGTCACTCGAGCAAGCCGCTGCGACACTCGAGCGCGAACCGATTGTCGGCGTCGTCACCGCCTACGAACTGGCTGATGGAACCGGGCTGGATATCGTCGAACTCCTCCGAGAGCAGGCACCGCAGACGCCGTGCGTTCTCTTTACCGACGTCTCGCCGGGTGAGATCGACACCGCATCGTTCGAAGAACTGATCGTCGAATACCTCAATCGCGACCTGCCCGATGCCCACGACCGGCTCGGGTTCATCGTCAACGACATCATCGACCACAGCGCCCAGGTCGGCTTTCTCGCACCCGAAGACGAGGACGAACGGCTCGAGACGCTGGCGGCGTACAATATCGATGAACTCCCAATCGAGGAGAGTTTCGACCGCTTGACGGATCTAATCGCCGATCACTTCGATGTCGCCGTCTCGTTTATTGGGCTGGTCGAAGCAGACGAGGAGAACTTCCTCGCGTGTACCGGCGCGGACTGGGACTCGCTGACCCGTGAAGACACCATGTGCACCCACAGTATGCTCCAAGAAGACGTTATGATCGTTGAAGACATCGCCGACGACAGCCGATTCAACCGCAACGACCAACTCGAGAACCTCGGCATCGTCTCCTATGCTGGGGCCAATATGACCGCCCCGAACGGGCAGGTGATCGGCCAGGTCTGCGTACTCGACCACGAACAACGGAGCTATTCCACCGCCGAACAGAAGACGCTCGAGCAGTACGCTGACACAGCAATGGAGATCCTCGAGTTACGCCAGTCGCTGCTCGAGGCGCGCGAAGCGGGTGCTGAAACTGCAGTTACTTACACGGAGGAGCAATGA
- a CDS encoding ATP-binding protein → MTDLGDFGEHDADAAPESDFSSESDPSTTDSESTTDEFETTTVEPRGDDVGIGAVCVSQGLRVAEDGDETTLRAYITRGNRSSIRIGSYLVAPYPDGAANAASPARASGHDGETLFCRIIGLEYAQQYHADDATEIHARRAMRTEGVEEADYKFVAELEPVAILYDDDGELKRRMTDRVPKPQTVVQQATDSEQIKTGLKIPEDGVFLGHLSVGGEKVRTAASPPTIDYRLKDDYDSGDPLVFRHSLIAGGTGSGKTHGAKNILRQYLAEERTYPMEDGRSVQPAVVQFDPQDEYAQMHDDNPDLDGEFARRLEREEVAYGGIDDTTAFIPKVGSASYAAGHHRAEQVEFTIPFAMVHENPWLVAGSGLNDNQYGALVSVLLPRFRKQYGGDATYDEFTTFLDDPALREELDESGRVHEATFDAVRRRVLGFGHVFDQDARPITDLIHDFVRPGGLSVVPTYHINDTRAAETVVLALSSLLIDQKLSNDPRYDRIKETPLVLGMDEAHNFLTDADSVQAGKVIKKFTEAAKQGRKERLGLFLITQDPQDIDDAVFKQINTTVVLNLGDEDAIKSVNIPSNLESKVPYMEKGQMVVYSPDNSEPVELIGLPKCLTRHGRD, encoded by the coding sequence ATGACTGATCTGGGAGACTTCGGCGAGCACGACGCCGACGCAGCGCCCGAATCCGACTTCTCGAGCGAATCCGACCCGTCAACCACCGATTCGGAGTCGACCACCGACGAGTTCGAGACGACCACAGTCGAACCCCGCGGCGACGACGTTGGGATCGGTGCCGTCTGTGTCTCTCAGGGACTTCGCGTTGCCGAAGACGGCGACGAGACGACGCTGCGAGCGTACATCACGCGCGGGAACCGCTCGTCGATCCGAATCGGGAGCTACCTCGTCGCGCCGTATCCCGACGGGGCAGCGAACGCTGCCAGTCCAGCGCGTGCCAGCGGGCACGACGGCGAAACGCTGTTCTGTCGGATCATCGGCCTCGAGTACGCCCAGCAGTACCACGCCGACGACGCGACGGAGATCCACGCCCGACGCGCGATGCGCACCGAGGGCGTCGAGGAAGCCGATTACAAGTTCGTCGCCGAACTCGAGCCCGTTGCAATCCTCTATGATGATGATGGCGAACTCAAGCGCCGGATGACCGACCGCGTCCCGAAACCCCAGACTGTGGTCCAGCAGGCAACCGACAGCGAGCAGATCAAGACGGGGCTGAAGATACCCGAAGACGGCGTCTTCCTGGGTCATCTTTCCGTTGGTGGCGAGAAAGTGAGAACCGCTGCGTCGCCGCCGACCATCGACTACCGACTCAAAGACGACTACGATTCGGGCGACCCGCTCGTCTTTCGCCACTCTCTGATCGCCGGCGGGACGGGATCGGGGAAGACCCACGGTGCGAAGAACATTCTGCGCCAGTATCTCGCTGAGGAGCGGACGTACCCGATGGAAGACGGCCGCTCCGTCCAGCCGGCGGTCGTCCAGTTCGACCCACAGGACGAGTACGCCCAGATGCACGACGACAACCCCGATCTGGACGGCGAGTTCGCACGCCGCCTCGAGCGCGAGGAGGTCGCCTACGGCGGCATCGACGACACGACGGCCTTTATCCCGAAAGTCGGCTCGGCCTCGTACGCGGCGGGCCACCACCGCGCGGAGCAAGTCGAGTTCACAATTCCGTTTGCGATGGTTCACGAGAACCCGTGGCTGGTCGCCGGCAGCGGGTTGAACGACAACCAGTACGGCGCGCTCGTGAGCGTCCTCCTGCCGCGATTCCGCAAGCAGTACGGCGGGGACGCAACCTACGACGAGTTCACGACCTTCCTCGACGACCCCGCACTGCGCGAGGAGTTAGACGAGTCTGGGCGCGTCCACGAGGCAACGTTCGACGCCGTCCGGCGGCGCGTGCTCGGCTTCGGACACGTCTTCGACCAGGACGCGCGCCCGATCACCGACCTGATTCACGACTTCGTGCGTCCCGGCGGGCTTTCGGTCGTGCCGACCTACCACATCAACGACACGCGGGCGGCCGAAACCGTCGTTCTCGCGCTCTCCTCGCTGCTGATCGATCAGAAACTGTCGAACGATCCCCGCTATGACCGGATCAAGGAAACGCCGCTCGTACTCGGGATGGACGAGGCCCACAACTTCCTCACCGACGCCGACAGCGTCCAGGCGGGCAAGGTGATCAAAAAGTTCACCGAAGCCGCCAAACAGGGCCGCAAGGAACGACTCGGACTGTTCCTCATCACGCAGGACCCCCAGGACATCGACGACGCGGTCTTCAAGCAGATTAATACGACCGTCGTCCTGAATTTGGGTGACGAAGACGCCATCAAGAGCGTGAATATTCCCAGTAACCTCGAGTCCAAAGTCCCCTACATGGAAAAAGGCCAGATGGTCGTCTACTCGCCCGATAACTCCGAACCCGTGGAACTGATCGGCCTGCCGAAGTGTCTGACCCGACACGGCCGAGACTGA
- a CDS encoding DUF7344 domain-containing protein produces the protein MSSDVHLGGSSEHGPLGDVPTDQYDVLRHPRRVRLLEYLETDTRCSLTELTTALLEHETVDAPMGEARHNVRLTLVHNHLPRLAAAGLLDWDRDDGVKLVEDPVLCPAALSTLLETAADEDELLERVVHPGRLHLLESLASADSAQSLAEIATALAGQVPALPADVEHTKIELHHSHLPALDDVGAIEYDHEEHTIVSTEKTASITLIR, from the coding sequence ATGAGTTCGGACGTTCATCTCGGCGGTTCAAGCGAACACGGCCCACTCGGCGACGTGCCGACCGACCAGTATGACGTGCTTCGTCACCCACGCCGCGTTCGTCTCCTCGAGTATCTCGAGACAGACACGCGGTGCTCGCTGACGGAGCTGACAACTGCACTGCTCGAGCACGAGACAGTCGATGCACCGATGGGCGAGGCTCGCCACAACGTTCGTCTCACGCTCGTTCACAACCACCTGCCACGACTGGCCGCAGCAGGTCTTCTCGACTGGGATCGCGACGATGGCGTCAAACTCGTCGAGGACCCCGTTCTCTGTCCTGCCGCACTTTCGACGCTCCTCGAGACGGCTGCTGACGAAGACGAACTCCTCGAGCGTGTCGTCCACCCCGGCCGACTCCACCTGCTCGAGTCGCTTGCGAGCGCCGACTCGGCGCAGTCACTGGCCGAGATTGCGACGGCCCTTGCCGGACAGGTGCCAGCGCTCCCGGCGGATGTCGAACACACTAAAATCGAGCTGCATCACTCGCATCTGCCTGCACTCGACGATGTCGGGGCCATCGAGTACGACCACGAGGAACACACGATTGTATCGACCGAAAAGACGGCGTCGATCACCCTCATCCGATAA
- a CDS encoding glycoside hydrolase family 15 protein, producing MDDDYLPLEAYGVIGNNDRCALVGHNGSIDWCCFPHLESPSVFAAILDADDGGRFAIRPAEEYETTQTYVDRTNVLETTFETDGGSVTVTDVMPVSRDNAHDESVDDDSSTATDSEADRFQQAIYRAVEGNTGSVDLEIVFEPRFDYGRSTTDLERSDDGTVVAAEANETGNHSVNGDVTDENRPADEQRHRSDEQGQLSLRTETDLEFAIDEDETVATGTMTVEDGDQHWFHLQYGDPETTPEPDCEQCLEETISYWRHWLERCEESASDLFSLRDDWHDALVRSTLVLKLLIHDETGSIPAAATTSLPEEIGGELNWDYRYNWIRDAKFTIQALHNVGQSAEAHEYFEWFREIGHESPEDIRPLYGLHGETDLEEEHLEHLSGYRDSQPVRIGNAAADQVQLDMYGTVVQGIYETIRYQDGLSDYDWESVRALANHVCDHWEERGKGIWEFRDLEEHFVHSKLLCWVALDRAIRMGGEYDYDGPFKKWDREREAIREAIEERGYNEEKGSFMQFFGAEDALDATALLIPLYDFLPSDDERVQNTIDTILEEAATDDGLVFRFTDSPARPTESGGFVLCSCWLVDTLVLSNRIEEATEIFDNLLEYASPLGLLSEMIHAEDGTLLGNFPQAFSHIGLLNSAIYLASADDADELPPEELAGGAAAPLFTQHGRDSEGPDE from the coding sequence ATGGACGACGACTATCTTCCACTCGAGGCATACGGAGTGATCGGCAACAACGACCGCTGTGCGCTCGTCGGGCACAACGGCTCAATCGACTGGTGTTGTTTCCCCCATCTCGAGTCGCCAAGCGTGTTCGCGGCGATACTCGATGCTGATGACGGCGGGCGGTTCGCGATTCGCCCGGCCGAGGAGTACGAGACGACGCAGACCTACGTCGACCGAACGAACGTCCTCGAGACGACGTTCGAAACGGATGGCGGCAGCGTCACTGTAACCGACGTCATGCCCGTTAGCCGCGACAACGCACACGACGAGTCGGTCGACGACGACTCGAGCACGGCGACAGACAGCGAGGCAGATCGCTTCCAACAGGCGATCTACCGCGCCGTCGAGGGCAATACAGGCTCGGTCGACCTCGAGATCGTCTTCGAACCACGCTTCGATTACGGCCGGTCGACCACGGACCTCGAACGCAGTGACGACGGCACGGTGGTCGCCGCCGAGGCGAACGAGACGGGCAACCACAGCGTCAACGGCGACGTAACCGACGAGAACCGGCCCGCCGACGAACAGCGCCACCGCAGCGACGAACAAGGCCAACTCTCGTTACGGACCGAGACGGACCTCGAGTTTGCGATTGACGAAGACGAGACAGTCGCAACGGGGACGATGACCGTCGAAGACGGCGATCAACACTGGTTTCATCTCCAGTACGGCGATCCCGAAACTACACCCGAACCTGACTGCGAGCAGTGTCTCGAGGAGACGATTTCGTACTGGCGACACTGGCTCGAGCGCTGCGAGGAGTCGGCCTCGGACCTCTTTTCGCTCAGAGACGACTGGCACGACGCGCTCGTTCGCTCGACGCTCGTGCTCAAACTCCTGATTCACGACGAAACGGGGTCGATCCCGGCCGCGGCGACGACCTCGCTGCCCGAGGAAATCGGCGGGGAACTCAACTGGGATTATCGATATAACTGGATTCGCGACGCGAAGTTCACGATTCAGGCGCTCCACAACGTCGGCCAATCCGCAGAAGCCCACGAGTACTTCGAGTGGTTCCGAGAGATCGGCCACGAATCCCCCGAGGACATCCGCCCGCTGTACGGCCTTCACGGCGAAACCGACCTCGAGGAAGAACACCTCGAGCATCTCTCGGGCTATCGAGACTCCCAGCCGGTCAGAATCGGCAACGCCGCGGCGGATCAGGTGCAACTCGACATGTACGGCACGGTCGTACAGGGCATCTACGAAACGATCCGCTACCAGGACGGCCTCTCCGACTACGACTGGGAATCGGTTCGCGCCCTGGCGAATCACGTCTGCGACCACTGGGAGGAGCGCGGCAAAGGTATCTGGGAGTTTCGCGACCTCGAGGAGCACTTCGTCCACTCGAAACTGTTGTGTTGGGTTGCCCTCGACCGGGCGATCAGGATGGGCGGTGAGTACGACTACGACGGCCCATTTAAAAAATGGGACCGCGAACGCGAAGCCATCAGGGAGGCAATCGAAGAGCGCGGCTACAACGAGGAGAAAGGAAGTTTCATGCAGTTTTTCGGTGCCGAGGACGCACTCGATGCGACGGCTCTCCTCATCCCACTCTACGACTTCCTGCCCTCCGACGACGAGCGCGTCCAGAACACCATCGATACGATTCTCGAGGAGGCTGCAACCGACGATGGCCTCGTGTTCCGCTTTACCGACAGCCCCGCACGACCGACCGAATCCGGCGGCTTCGTGCTCTGTTCGTGCTGGCTCGTCGACACGCTCGTGCTCTCGAATCGCATCGAGGAAGCGACCGAAATCTTCGATAACCTGCTCGAGTACGCCTCTCCGCTGGGACTCCTTTCGGAGATGATCCACGCCGAAGACGGCACCCTGCTGGGGAATTTCCCGCAGGCTTTCAGCCACATCGGCCTGCTCAACAGCGCGATCTACCTCGCGAGCGCGGACGACGCCGACGAGTTGCCGCCCGAGGAACTCGCTGGCGGCGCTGCGGCACCGCTTTTCACCCAGCACGGCCGGGATTCGGAGGGGCCAGACGAGTAG
- a CDS encoding TIGR03885 family FMN-dependent LLM class oxidoreductase yields MTDLGYHVSHEQFAPSAALEYAELADEVGFEHALASDHFHPWSERQGESGLVWSWLGSALEATDLTFGTVNAPGYRYHPAIIAQGAATLREMYPERFWLAVGSGQLLNEGITGTDWPVKRERNARLEECADVMGRLWDGEEVTHHGRIDVEQAQLYSRPDTAPPLIGAALSEETAAWLAEWADGMITIATPDHEADAARVEAFRENAPEKPVFLKAQHAYADSDEAALEGAYEQWHTNCVPGPVTQELRTPEQFDELSETVDEEQVAENVRCSAALEDHIEWLEHDASLDVERVFIHNVPTNQTDFLEAFGEDVLPALE; encoded by the coding sequence GTGACCGACCTCGGCTATCACGTCTCCCACGAACAGTTCGCCCCGAGTGCGGCCCTCGAGTACGCCGAACTCGCCGACGAGGTCGGGTTCGAGCACGCCCTCGCCTCCGATCACTTCCACCCCTGGAGCGAACGGCAAGGCGAGTCGGGACTCGTCTGGTCGTGGCTCGGCTCCGCGCTCGAGGCGACCGACCTCACGTTCGGGACAGTCAACGCGCCGGGCTATCGCTACCACCCCGCAATCATCGCCCAGGGCGCGGCGACGCTGCGGGAGATGTACCCCGAGCGCTTCTGGCTGGCTGTCGGCAGCGGCCAACTGCTGAACGAGGGGATTACCGGCACCGACTGGCCGGTTAAACGCGAACGCAATGCTCGACTCGAGGAGTGTGCCGACGTGATGGGGCGACTCTGGGACGGCGAAGAGGTGACCCATCACGGGCGGATCGACGTCGAACAGGCCCAACTGTACTCCCGGCCTGACACCGCGCCGCCGCTGATCGGCGCGGCGCTCTCCGAGGAAACCGCCGCGTGGCTCGCCGAGTGGGCCGACGGCATGATCACCATCGCCACGCCGGACCACGAGGCCGACGCCGCCCGGGTCGAGGCCTTCCGAGAAAACGCTCCCGAGAAACCGGTCTTTCTCAAAGCCCAACACGCCTACGCCGACAGCGATGAGGCCGCCCTCGAGGGTGCCTACGAGCAGTGGCACACCAACTGCGTGCCCGGCCCGGTCACCCAGGAACTGCGAACGCCCGAGCAGTTCGACGAGCTATCCGAAACCGTCGACGAGGAGCAGGTCGCCGAAAACGTTCGTTGTTCGGCCGCCCTCGAGGACCACATCGAGTGGCTCGAGCACGATGCTTCTCTCGACGTAGAGCGTGTCTTCATCCACAACGTGCCGACGAATCAGACGGACTTTCTCGAGGCGTTCGGTGAGGACGTGTTGCCGGCGCTCGAGTAA
- a CDS encoding cohesin domain-containing protein, translating into MDSTGRIRDAVVAGALIAGLLVAFVGAGIGPVSAADQVAIVWAEPEEQTVAPGETLDLEVVLQSEGGHGDAGLERITLVGQYDPAVLEVTAVERGPWLEGEDGADVDTAGTIAHENGTVILEQERDGGATGIDTLATLTLQVAEDAPATTTAVEFGASEASLENDWPIAVIDDSPTVTVDADTNDDTAGEFEHPDPGQFELEEGFGSPTESTAGAIVSWLSGPTWLSVLGAGVIGAVVAVAVRAVGRRDFS; encoded by the coding sequence ATGGATTCGACAGGTCGGATCCGGGACGCCGTCGTCGCCGGAGCACTGATCGCCGGGCTTCTCGTGGCATTCGTCGGTGCCGGTATCGGCCCGGTGAGTGCTGCCGATCAGGTTGCAATCGTCTGGGCCGAACCCGAAGAGCAAACCGTTGCCCCCGGCGAGACACTCGACCTCGAGGTCGTCCTCCAGAGTGAGGGTGGCCACGGCGACGCCGGCCTCGAGCGAATCACACTCGTCGGCCAATACGATCCCGCTGTGCTCGAGGTGACGGCCGTCGAGCGCGGCCCGTGGCTCGAGGGCGAGGACGGAGCCGACGTCGACACGGCAGGCACAATCGCACACGAGAACGGGACGGTGATCCTCGAGCAAGAGCGAGACGGCGGCGCGACCGGCATCGACACGCTCGCGACGCTGACGCTACAGGTTGCCGAGGATGCGCCAGCGACAACAACCGCAGTCGAGTTCGGCGCGAGTGAGGCGTCGCTCGAGAACGACTGGCCGATTGCCGTCATCGATGACTCGCCGACGGTCACGGTCGACGCCGACACGAACGATGACACAGCCGGCGAGTTCGAGCATCCCGATCCCGGCCAGTTCGAACTCGAGGAGGGGTTCGGGAGTCCGACTGAGTCGACAGCTGGGGCGATTGTGTCTTGGCTCTCCGGGCCGACCTGGCTGTCTGTCCTCGGTGCTGGTGTCATCGGTGCCGTTGTCGCTGTTGCGGTTCGTGCGGTGGGCCGACGCGACTTCAGCTAA
- a CDS encoding D-arabinono-1,4-lactone oxidase: protein MAQDILDEDDHEEAGWANWSGSISCDPDEILEPETESELQDIVRRCAEEGRTVRVAGAGHSWTPVVETDGVIVSLANMTGLIDHDADAGTATLYAGTTLEEAGTELHTRGLAFPNLGDVSMQTVAGAFGTGTHGTGPEFGNLSSVLTGGRLVTGTGEIREFNAEDDPDLLRAAKVSLGTLGIFTEIELDLQDTYKVQRREYCTNWRECKDHIPTLIEENRNFDFYWYPRSDEVKLRLLNGPGGGTDHADLEYATLVKNQTGWWQEAIPAHDDIGRAFDEMEYAVAREDGLECFEKARERVRENWRKDVGWRMLVRTIAADDAMLSTEYDREAMSISCIQSAELEHWPYFTDMEPLFREYDGRPHWGKKHTLRAAELEELYPEWEHFQEIRRDLDPEGVFMTDYLEALLEDGSSDEVVTT, encoded by the coding sequence GTGGCCCAGGACATTCTGGACGAAGACGACCACGAGGAGGCGGGCTGGGCCAACTGGTCCGGGAGCATCAGTTGTGATCCCGACGAGATCCTCGAGCCCGAAACCGAGTCCGAACTGCAGGATATCGTCCGTCGCTGCGCCGAGGAGGGACGAACCGTCCGCGTCGCCGGCGCGGGCCACTCGTGGACGCCAGTCGTCGAAACAGATGGTGTAATCGTCTCGCTCGCGAATATGACGGGACTCATCGATCACGACGCCGACGCGGGAACGGCGACCCTGTACGCGGGCACGACGCTCGAGGAGGCCGGCACGGAGCTTCACACCCGCGGACTCGCCTTCCCGAATCTCGGCGACGTGTCGATGCAGACCGTCGCGGGCGCGTTCGGCACGGGCACCCACGGCACCGGCCCGGAGTTCGGGAACCTCTCGAGTGTGCTCACCGGCGGGCGGCTGGTCACCGGAACCGGCGAGATTCGAGAGTTTAACGCCGAGGACGACCCGGACCTCCTGCGGGCTGCCAAAGTCTCGCTCGGCACGCTCGGGATCTTCACCGAAATCGAACTCGACCTGCAAGACACCTACAAGGTCCAGCGCCGCGAGTACTGTACGAACTGGCGCGAGTGCAAGGATCACATCCCGACGCTGATCGAGGAGAATCGCAACTTCGATTTCTACTGGTATCCCCGCTCGGACGAGGTCAAACTCCGCCTGCTCAACGGCCCCGGCGGCGGCACCGACCACGCCGACCTCGAGTACGCGACGCTCGTCAAGAATCAGACCGGCTGGTGGCAGGAGGCGATTCCGGCACACGACGACATCGGCCGCGCGTTCGACGAGATGGAGTACGCCGTCGCCCGCGAGGACGGCCTCGAGTGCTTCGAGAAAGCCAGAGAGCGGGTTCGCGAGAACTGGCGCAAAGACGTCGGCTGGCGCATGCTCGTCCGCACCATCGCCGCCGACGACGCCATGCTCTCGACGGAGTACGACCGCGAGGCGATGTCGATTTCGTGCATCCAGAGCGCCGAACTCGAGCACTGGCCCTACTTCACCGATATGGAACCGCTCTTTCGGGAGTACGATGGCCGCCCCCACTGGGGCAAAAAGCACACGCTCCGTGCCGCAGAGTTGGAAGAGCTGTACCCCGAATGGGAGCACTTCCAGGAGATTCGACGCGACCTCGACCCCGAGGGCGTGTTCATGACCGACTACCTCGAGGCCCTGCTCGAGGACGGCTCGAGCGACGAGGTGGTCACGACATGA
- a CDS encoding sensory rhodopsin transducer: protein MTAAEGDGDDEEPIGETRWVIPGGHVPVDSTGPEPEMVSHDKLCVLNTGSEMATLEVTLSYADGHEAGPYPLTVAAERVRHMRINDLIDPYAPPLGRDYAIVVESNVPVVVQFSRQDTRQAENATLSTMGYGE, encoded by the coding sequence ATGACTGCCGCCGAGGGAGATGGCGATGACGAGGAGCCAATCGGCGAGACCCGCTGGGTGATCCCCGGCGGCCACGTCCCCGTCGACAGCACCGGCCCCGAACCCGAGATGGTCAGCCACGACAAACTCTGCGTGCTCAACACCGGTTCAGAGATGGCCACGCTCGAGGTCACGCTCTCGTACGCCGACGGCCACGAGGCGGGGCCGTACCCGCTGACGGTCGCCGCAGAACGGGTGCGTCACATGCGGATCAACGACCTGATCGACCCGTACGCGCCGCCGCTCGGGCGAGACTATGCCATCGTGGTCGAATCGAACGTCCCCGTCGTCGTCCAGTTCAGTCGCCAAGATACCCGACAGGCCGAAAACGCGACGCTGTCGACGATGGGCTATGGCGAGTAA